The following are encoded together in the Streptomyces sp. NBC_01465 genome:
- a CDS encoding ricin-type beta-trefoil lectin domain protein, whose amino-acid sequence MKKYALPLAAALTAALGIGTASPAAASPATAPEQTAVRTAAAPTALRLMPLGNSITWGVGSPSGNSYRSFLGNQLSAEGHSLDFVGSGRNGTMSDPDNEGHSGWRIDQIAGIADSVLARYRPNVITLEIGTNDLNGNYQIPTAPDRLRALIDQITRDAPDATVLVGTVIVSTSATEEANRPAFNARLPGIVQAAQDAGKHVRLVDMSALTAADLSDALHPNDNGFRKMADAFNAGVQAADAAGWIKPPVSTGGQVRSGIAGKCLDVNGGNSANGTAAQLWDCNGADAQVWSARSDGTLRALGKCLDATGPGTANGTKIEIWDCNGGSNQTWQAYNGGYRNPVSGRCLDDPGSSTTNGTQLILWDCNGGVNQKWTPLPVA is encoded by the coding sequence ATGAAAAAGTACGCGTTACCCCTGGCCGCAGCGCTCACGGCCGCACTCGGCATCGGCACCGCGTCACCCGCGGCGGCCTCCCCCGCCACCGCGCCGGAGCAGACCGCCGTACGGACCGCCGCCGCGCCCACCGCTCTGCGGCTGATGCCCTTGGGCAATTCGATCACCTGGGGGGTGGGCAGCCCGTCCGGGAACAGCTATCGGAGCTTCCTGGGGAACCAGTTGTCGGCCGAGGGACACTCTCTGGACTTCGTCGGCTCGGGCCGCAACGGCACCATGTCCGACCCGGACAACGAAGGTCACTCCGGCTGGCGGATCGACCAGATCGCGGGCATCGCCGACTCCGTTCTGGCCCGCTACCGCCCGAACGTGATCACCCTGGAGATCGGCACCAACGACCTCAACGGCAACTACCAGATCCCCACCGCCCCCGACCGGCTCCGCGCACTCATCGACCAGATCACCCGCGACGCCCCGGACGCGACCGTCCTCGTCGGCACCGTGATCGTCTCCACCAGCGCCACCGAGGAGGCCAACCGGCCGGCGTTCAACGCCAGACTCCCCGGAATCGTCCAGGCCGCGCAGGACGCGGGCAAACACGTACGCCTGGTGGACATGAGCGCCCTGACCGCCGCGGACCTGTCCGACGCCCTGCACCCCAACGACAACGGCTTCCGCAAGATGGCGGACGCCTTCAACGCCGGTGTCCAGGCGGCGGACGCGGCAGGCTGGATCAAGCCTCCGGTCTCCACGGGCGGCCAGGTGCGCTCCGGCATCGCGGGGAAGTGCCTGGACGTCAACGGCGGCAACAGCGCCAACGGGACCGCCGCGCAGCTCTGGGACTGCAACGGAGCCGACGCGCAGGTGTGGTCCGCGCGCTCCGACGGCACCCTGAGGGCGCTCGGGAAGTGCCTCGACGCCACCGGCCCCGGCACCGCCAACGGCACCAAGATCGAGATCTGGGACTGCAACGGCGGCAGCAACCAGACGTGGCAGGCCTACAACGGCGGCTATCGCAACCCGGTCTCCGGCCGCTGCCTCGACGACCCCGGCTCATCCACCACCAACGGCACCCAGTTGATCCTGTGGGACTGCAACGGCGGCGTCAACCAGAAGTGGACCCCGCTGCCGGTCGCCTAG
- a CDS encoding RICIN domain-containing protein — protein MSRPRVLRGRWAAPLALLALLAGSVAAAGSANAVPPVHRAAAAVADLYVTPGAAPGGNGSATQPYATIDQAQQPAHRLSADSDVVVHLAGGTFRLSKPLAFGTDDGGQNGHTITYQAASGQQPVVSGAQQITGWQVHDQSKSIWSVHVGTGINTRQLYVNGKDAPRAAIQVPRSGFTFTQTGLTVNDSSLDYLAGLSDLNHMEVESLNSFTDRYAPVQSISGRTITMRQPAWNNNSWGYDTINAPFAGGTMYLENNYAFLQQAGQWYLDSSAGDLYYRAQTGQNPNSLDVELPRLQSLLGVSGSYGSPASNLGFAGIRFTGTSWLGPSGPDGYADQQSGAHITGAYSMPANWLSTCKSGCTQFEATRNHWTQMPAAVQVSAARGITFSGDTFSELGQAGLGVGNDGVATASGTGLGANGVTVTGNTFTDLAGSGIQVGGIQPDAHHPGDPQMTNQNITISNNRVSGVGTGYKETAAILSTYVTNATITHNQCDHLPYDGIDIGWGWGVNDPGGSQDYVNRGTYNYQPVYSTPTTLKNTTVTHNLIYDTKNAMFDGGSIYNLSANPGSVISDNYMYGNHRTTALYLDEGSRYLTVSHNVVQDAGNWALTNAGANNHTDDSTFSGNWYNGGNTYVATGPPHNNVLTGNVQVSGTSWPQGAQQVIQQAGVQTSGGAGFPAGYHHLVIGNDSLCLDVYGASGSAGAAIDQWTCNGQNNQQFQFVPVAGGYGQLQAQNSGLVVAVAGGSTTAGTPDIVQQAPGGAAAGLWLPVEQSDGSYSFQNQNSGLCLDVYGGSSNAGQQLDQWPCKNTAGSNQDFTPR, from the coding sequence CCACCATCGACCAGGCGCAGCAGCCCGCGCACCGTCTTTCGGCCGACTCGGACGTCGTGGTCCACCTGGCTGGTGGCACCTTCCGGCTGTCCAAGCCGCTGGCCTTCGGCACCGACGACGGCGGCCAGAACGGCCACACCATCACCTACCAGGCCGCGTCCGGGCAGCAGCCGGTCGTGTCCGGCGCCCAGCAGATCACTGGTTGGCAGGTGCATGACCAGTCCAAGAGCATCTGGTCGGTCCACGTCGGCACGGGCATCAACACGCGCCAGCTCTACGTGAACGGCAAGGACGCACCGCGGGCGGCGATCCAGGTCCCCCGCTCCGGCTTCACCTTCACCCAGACCGGCCTGACCGTGAACGACTCCTCCCTCGACTACCTGGCCGGCCTCTCGGACCTGAACCACATGGAAGTCGAGAGCCTCAACTCCTTCACCGACCGCTACGCACCGGTCCAGTCGATCAGCGGCAGGACCATCACCATGCGGCAGCCCGCGTGGAACAACAACTCCTGGGGCTACGACACCATCAACGCGCCGTTCGCCGGCGGGACGATGTACCTGGAGAACAACTACGCGTTCCTGCAGCAGGCCGGACAGTGGTATCTCGACTCCTCCGCCGGCGACCTGTACTACCGGGCGCAGACGGGGCAGAACCCGAACAGCCTGGACGTCGAACTGCCCCGACTGCAGAGCCTGTTGGGAGTCAGCGGCAGCTACGGCTCACCGGCGTCCAACCTGGGCTTCGCCGGCATCCGGTTCACCGGAACGTCCTGGCTCGGCCCGAGCGGACCCGACGGCTACGCGGACCAGCAGAGCGGCGCACACATCACCGGTGCCTACTCGATGCCCGCCAACTGGCTGAGCACCTGCAAGTCGGGGTGCACACAGTTCGAGGCAACCCGTAATCACTGGACGCAGATGCCCGCGGCCGTGCAGGTCTCCGCCGCCCGCGGCATCACCTTCTCCGGCGACACATTCTCCGAACTCGGCCAGGCCGGCCTCGGCGTGGGCAACGACGGTGTCGCCACAGCCTCCGGGACCGGACTCGGCGCCAACGGCGTCACCGTCACGGGCAATACGTTCACCGACCTCGCAGGCAGCGGCATCCAGGTCGGCGGGATCCAGCCGGACGCGCACCACCCCGGTGACCCGCAGATGACCAACCAGAACATCACCATCAGCAACAACAGGGTCAGCGGGGTGGGCACCGGCTACAAGGAGACCGCCGCGATCCTGTCCACGTACGTCACCAACGCGACGATCACCCACAACCAGTGCGACCACCTGCCCTACGACGGGATCGACATCGGATGGGGCTGGGGCGTCAACGACCCCGGCGGCAGCCAGGACTACGTCAACCGGGGCACGTACAACTACCAGCCCGTCTACAGCACCCCCACGACGCTGAAGAACACCACCGTCACGCACAACCTGATCTACGACACCAAGAACGCGATGTTCGACGGCGGCAGCATCTACAACCTGTCCGCGAACCCCGGCTCGGTGATCTCCGACAACTACATGTACGGCAACCACCGCACCACCGCGCTGTACCTCGACGAGGGCTCCCGGTACCTGACGGTGTCGCACAACGTGGTGCAGGACGCGGGCAACTGGGCCCTCACCAACGCCGGCGCCAACAACCACACCGACGACAGCACGTTCTCCGGCAACTGGTACAACGGCGGCAACACCTACGTGGCCACCGGACCTCCCCACAACAACGTACTGACGGGCAACGTCCAGGTCAGCGGCACCAGTTGGCCGCAGGGCGCCCAACAGGTCATCCAGCAGGCCGGCGTCCAGACGTCGGGCGGTGCCGGATTCCCCGCCGGCTACCACCACTTGGTGATCGGCAACGACAGCCTGTGCCTGGATGTGTACGGCGCCTCCGGCAGCGCGGGCGCCGCGATCGACCAGTGGACCTGCAACGGGCAGAACAACCAGCAGTTCCAGTTCGTGCCGGTCGCCGGGGGTTACGGGCAGCTGCAGGCACAGAACTCCGGCCTGGTCGTGGCGGTGGCGGGCGGCTCAACGACCGCCGGCACCCCCGACATTGTGCAGCAGGCCCCGGGCGGGGCCGCCGCCGGGCTGTGGCTGCCGGTCGAGCAGTCCGACGGCTCGTACTCCTTCCAGAACCAGAACAGCGGCCTGTGCCTGGACGTCTACGGCGGCAGCAGCAACGCGGGGCAGCAACTCGACCAATGGCCCTGCAAGAACACGGCCGGCAGCAACCAGGACTTCACTCCGCGCTGA